The genomic segment ACTCTAACTATGACGATTTCAATTCCATCTGCGATTTTCTTTGCAAACTGGCTTGGAACTATTTGGAAAGGATCAATTAGATTCCCAACTCCAATGGTTTTCTCTCTTGGTGTTGTATTCGTTTTTGGTCTTGGAGGTTTAACAGGTCTTTACCTTGCAACTGTAACAACTGACCTTTACCTACACGATACTTACTTCGTAGTTGGTCACTTCCATTATACAATGGCCGCTTCTGTTCTACTTGGTGGATACGCAGCTATTTACTTTTGGATGCCAAAGATGTTTGGAAAAATGTTAAATGAAACTCTTGGACATATCCACTTTTGGCTAACATTCCTTGGGCTTAACGGTGTTTTCATGGGAATGATGATCGTTGGTTACGCGGGTATGCACAGACGTATTTATAATCCATTTGTTTATGACTTCTTAAAGCACCTGATTCCAATGAACTCATTTATTACTTGGTCAGCGCTTTTAATGGGATTTGCGCAAATTTTCTTCGTGATCAACTTTGTTTACACAGTTTTCTTCAAGAAGGAAAAAGCAACTGACAACCCATGGGAAGTTGGAACACTTGAGTGGACGATTCCATCTCCAGCTCCAGTTTATAACTTTAAAGAAATCCCTGTTGTTAAGTGTGGACCACACGAGTTTGGTAACCCAGCACTAACAGGTGATAGAGACTTCCAATATCAAACAGAAGAGATTGCGGGAGCATAATGAGTCAAGTAGCAGAAATAAAACATTTCGAAGGTAAGAAGATCGTTTCATCTATTGGGATGATAGTTCTTCTTATTTCTTTTACGATGCTTTTTGCAACGCTACTCCTTGGCTATGTTGTTTTTAGAATGACAAGTGAAGTATGGCCACCTATGGGGATTCAAAGAATTTCTCTTGTGCTGCCAACGATCAGTACAATCATTATTGCCCTGAGTTCGTTAACATACTTTAATTTTGAAAAATCATATAAGGCGAAAGAATTAAAGAATGCAAAGCTAAATTTTGCTCTTACTTTCTTGGCCGGGCTAGCTTTCATGTTTGTTCAAGTTACTTTATGGCAATCAATGAAGCTTCAAGGTCTATATGTAACTGGTGGAATATTTCCATCGATGTTTTATGCTCTTACATGGGTACACGCTGCTCACATTGTAATGGCAATTTTCGCTCTACTTCTTATTGTTCCATCTTTACTAAAAGGGTATGTGGCAACGAAAGAATTATGGGTTGAAAATATTGGGAAGTTTTGGCACTTCCTTGGGATTGTTTGGTTTGTAATGTACATAATAATGTTCGTTTTTTAAGAGGATAACTATGAAGAAAACTTGGTTAACATTAACAACTTTATTTGTTCTTCTAAGTATGGTTTCTTGTCAAGAAAGTCATTTTAGAGAGGATAAAGTATTTGCTGGTGGGCTTTATGTAAAAAAAGAAGTCCTAAACAAAGGTAAGCAAATATATACAGAGTTTTGTATGCCTTGCCACGGTGTCGATGGTGACGGTAAAGGTGTAGCTGCTAAATCAATGAAAGTACCACCAAGAGATTTTACTACTGGTGTATTTAAATTTGGTGAAGTTGTTGCCGGTGAATTACCACATGATGCGCATTTATTTAAAATCCTAGAAAAAGGTCTACACGGAACAGCGATGCTTCCATGGGATTTAAAACATGATCAAATGTTTGCTGTTGTTCAATATATTAAAACTTTCGCACCACAAGTTTGGGAAGGAAAGGATAAGAAACTTGGAGAGCAAATTGTAATCACTAAAGACCCATATGGAGAAGCTCACAAGGCTGCTGCTATCGAAGCTGGTAAAAAAGTTTACCACGGTGAAGCTTCATGTTGGTCATGTCATAGAGCTTATGTAGACAAGCAAGAGCTTGCAAAAATCACTGACTCAAAAGTATCTGACATTGGAGAGGATGCTTACCAAGTAAAACTTCAAGAAACAGAGTGGGGATTTAAAAACCTTCCACCAGAGTTCACTTGGAATGCAGTTAGAAGTGCAACAACAGTAGAAGAGTTATATGTGAGACTTGCCG from the Bacteriovorax sp. Seq25_V genome contains:
- a CDS encoding cytochrome c oxidase subunit 3 — encoded protein: MSQVAEIKHFEGKKIVSSIGMIVLLISFTMLFATLLLGYVVFRMTSEVWPPMGIQRISLVLPTISTIIIALSSLTYFNFEKSYKAKELKNAKLNFALTFLAGLAFMFVQVTLWQSMKLQGLYVTGGIFPSMFYALTWVHAAHIVMAIFALLLIVPSLLKGYVATKELWVENIGKFWHFLGIVWFVMYIIMFVF
- a CDS encoding cytochrome c, producing MKKTWLTLTTLFVLLSMVSCQESHFREDKVFAGGLYVKKEVLNKGKQIYTEFCMPCHGVDGDGKGVAAKSMKVPPRDFTTGVFKFGEVVAGELPHDAHLFKILEKGLHGTAMLPWDLKHDQMFAVVQYIKTFAPQVWEGKDKKLGEQIVITKDPYGEAHKAAAIEAGKKVYHGEASCWSCHRAYVDKQELAKITDSKVSDIGEDAYQVKLQETEWGFKNLPPEFTWNAVRSATTVEELYVRLAAGVGGTAMPSWKGTITDEQIWAVSHYVKSLMDLKDSPERKEFMESIK